The Plectropomus leopardus isolate mb unplaced genomic scaffold, YSFRI_Pleo_2.0 unplaced_scaffold9948, whole genome shotgun sequence DNA window ACCACCTACGGCAGCCCTCAGCTCTCTGGAGAGGAAGACTTCACCCTGGACTCAATGGAAGTGTGGGCGGTTGGAAAACCTCCAGAACCAGAGGAGGTCAGAGTCAGAGAactttctattttatttctgtttttaattttttttggctttttttttttttaaatagctgacacaacagagacagacaggaaacgTGGACAGAGGGTTagtatgacatgcaacaaaggtcccTGTCTGTAGTTGAAACACTGATTCTGTGGTATGCTAACCATTCAGCAATCAGAATATTTGTTCAATTCTTTATTTATCCTGCAAATGTAAAGCAGATCTTGTTGGACTtgtttacacacatttatacaaagATGAACTCAGTGCAGGCTGTGGTCAGCTGTCCTGTGCTGCAGCTGTGGTGGAGTTTTCCCACAAAGGTCACAGtagacgggtttccattacatatttgcgcaaaacttaagcaatatttttgaaatgatgataaaacacaattgtgagatgactacGTTGCCACTGAGGGATGTTATGCGAGAAGTATGGCAATGGATATTCAagacattagcaggtttatttcagGTGATAggtagctgtcattatttccactCAAAGACGACGTAGGCGTTTTATGCGAGCGATGAGgtaaaggcaagccccttatacgtagGAGCAGCCAAGTATGAGGGAGATaatctgggaggtgatagtccaagGTTTCATAGAGgaattatggattcaaaacGTCCGGATGATCAACTCAGCTTAGTTATGTAGTATAGTTGTAGTTATGTGATGCactaacacctcttgtagcgcctgctgcatcatgcccgagggagccagttcctccCGACAACCTCATAGCATAACGTCATGTGACCTTTAACacccaaaaaagtgtttacaatccagttttgtgaaaaaacacctcatacAAGCATAAAAGCTTCTTTTGCAAttaatgggagtttttttttagaaattgacATTCTTCCAtaaggcgtattttatatttgcagtttcagtttgcaTAATTTGAGCGTTAATGAAAAATCTAACATGAAGGGGCCGTATACCGCTGCTGTGGGGGAGACGTGTAGAAAAGAGCAGGGTCAGCTGGAGGAGAGATGTGGGAatgacagagggagacagacagatgtagGCAAAGCCATAGGTGTGGTGTTGTATTCAGTCAGGAGGAAcagatgaaaattattttttcaggtcTACAATTTTGTCACACATATTCATATCCagtaaaattataacaattcgCCACCCATTTAATTTAGAATTCAGGCCGAGTAGAACATGCAAAATCAGGCATGTGATTAACTGCACCACAAATAGAGAACCTTATTTACATAATAGCTTTTATACACGATACAGCTGTTTCCTTTCGAATATGCAGAATTAAAcctgttttaactgtttatgaTCTGTGTTTCAGGATGAGGACGGGGGGGGCAAGAGGAGTATCCTGGATGTGGATCCAGAGGCCCAGGCCATGATGGAGATGGCAGGGAAGACTCTCCACAGTCAGGGCCTCAGGGAGCCAGAGGAAGACCAGGAACAATGAGAGGCAAAAACAGTCTTAGCGTATTAAGACTCCCGGTCCACAAGGTGTGATTTTATCATCTGACTGACATACCTGGATAATATTAACACCTCGTCTAAGACACGTCTCCATCATGCAATAGAGTGATATTAGATTTCTCTTCCCCTGCCTTTTATTCTGTTAAGACctgaaaaggacaaaaacatgcagtttctTCAAAGAgtaatagttatt harbors:
- the LOC121940940 gene encoding MTOR-associated protein MEAK7-like, with product DSRCFLFTVFPKLRVYTATGYNQHFMYLNQNQQTMPNGLGMGGQHGYFGLWLDSDFGRGHSRARPKCTTYGSPQLSGEEDFTLDSMEVWAVGKPPEPEEDEDGGGKRSILDVDPEAQAMMEMAGKTLHSQGLREPEEDQEQ